The Pseudomonas oryzicola genomic sequence ACCCTCATTCCAAGGAGAACGAGCATGAGTGCATCTCTGCGTAGCATCGATGGTCAGGACGAAGCCACCATTCTGCGGGAAATCCAGAGCGCCCTGCGCGACCTGCGCTTCGGTGCGGTGGAGATCACTGTGCACAACGCTCAGGTCGTACAGATCGAGCGCAAGGAGAAATTCCGCCTGCAACAGCCCGGCAACAAGACCGGCTGATCGCTTACCCATCCAAAACTAGAAAAATGCCAAT encodes the following:
- the oscA gene encoding sulfur starvation response protein OscA encodes the protein MSASLRSIDGQDEATILREIQSALRDLRFGAVEITVHNAQVVQIERKEKFRLQQPGNKTG